DNA sequence from the Amycolatopsis sp. Hca4 genome:
GTCGCGGCCGTCCTCGTCCTGGTAGACGACCCACGGCACGACGCCGTTGCGGCGCCGGTGACCGGCCAGGTCGAGCCGGTGCGGGGGCAGGATGCTCATCGCGGGCCTCCCAGGGCAGCGAACTCGCGGACGTGGGCCGCGCGGTAGCCGACGGCGCCGAGCACGGCCAGCAGACACAGCACGTCGAGCGCGGCGATCCAGCCGTACGCGGAGTCGTTTTCGGCCATGCCGAAGCCGTGGACCAGTGCGACCGGCCAGCACAGGTAAGCCAGCCAGTGCACGGCGCGCCAAGCCCGCGCCGGCAGCCGGGTGCGCACGAGGCTGGTGACGACGATCGCGAGCAGCAGGTCGACCGCGACGGCGCCGAGCCCGACCCACAGCGGCCGGTAGTCCGAGCCGAACGGGACGACGACGTCGAGCCAGCCGAGCGGCACGTACCCGTCGAGGACGGCCGACGCGATGTGCGCGGCGAGGAAGGCCAGGCTGGTCAGCGCGAGGTTCCGGTGCACGGCGGCGACGGCGAACCGCGGCCACTCGCGGGTGGCGAACCGCCCGGCGCCGAGCGCGCCGAGGACGACGACGCCGGTGAACAGCACCAGCGAGACGAGCCCGGTGGCGCGGCTGAAGTACCAGATCATGCTGCTTGCCTTTCGCCGGGCCAGCCGGGCGTTGTGACGACGTCGCCGTCGACGCCGACCAGCCGCGCGGGCAGGTGCCTCTGTTCGAGCCAGCCGGGCGCGTCGGCGCCGAGGACGATCGCGGCGGTGCTCGCCGTGTTGGCGTCCACAGTGGACTTGGCGGCGACGGTGACGGTGCGCCAGCGCGGGCCGGGAACGTCGCCGGTGCGCGGGTCGACGATGTGGTGCACGGTCCGGCCGCCGTGGTGCCACCGCCGCCGCGTGGTGCCGGAGGTGGCGAGCGCACCATCCCGGTGCAGGGCGACGGTGGTGTCCGGCCGCGCGACGGCCGCGGCGTGGTCATCGCCGAGCGCGATCTGCCAGCCACCGCGCGGCGGGGGTCCGGCGGCGCGCAGATCACCGCCGAGGTTCACGAGAACCCCGCAGCCGACGGCGCCGTGGATCCGCCGCGCGGCCCGATCGGCGGCAAGGGCCTTGGCGGTCGCGCCGAGGTCGAGGTGCACGCCCCGCGGGAGGACGACGAGCCGCCGGCCGGGATCGAAGAGGACGCGGTGCCAGCCCGGAGCGGGAACGGCGGCGGTGTCCCGATCACCGGCACCCCCCGTGTCCCGATCACCGGCCAGGCAGGCGAAATCACGGTCGTACCCCAGCGCGCGCACCGCCGCCCCCACCGTCGGGTCGACCAATCCCTCCGTCAGCCGGGCCGCGCGCAGGGCCACCCCCAGCGCCTCCGCCAGCAGCGGCCCCACCCGCACCTGCCTTCCCGCCGTCGAGTGCAGCCGCGAAATCTCCGAATCCGCCCGGAACCGGCTGCACGCCGCGTCGATCGCGGCCAGCTCCGAACGCAGCAGCGCGGCCGCCTCCCCCAGCCGGGTGGAATCCGTCACCACCAGCTCCGCCGTCGTGCCCAGCGCCGGGAACGCCGCGGTCACGACGCACCCGATCCGGTGTGCGCCTGGCCGGAACCACTGCCCAGCCCGCTGTCCGGCGCCTGCAACCGATCCGGTGACCCGGTCGAATCAGTGCCGGTCGAATCGGACGAGGTCGAATCGGACGAGGTCGAATCGGACGAGGTCGAAGCCGCCGACAGGCCGAAGCCGATCGCGCCGACCGCGGCCGCGCCGAGCACCGCGGCGGCCGCCGTGGCCAGTGCGGCCTTGCGGCGGCCCTGCTCGCGGCGGGCCGGTCCGGGCGGGGTGGTGGGTTCCATGGCACCGAGTCTCGGCGCCGTTCCTTTGAACGAGCTGGGAACGACCTGTCAAACGCCTGGCGCCCCAACCAAAGGAGGTTGACACCGGAAAGCCATTCACCCACTCTTTCCGTTGTCCGCCGGAGGTTTCCTGGTGTTCACGTCCCGGACCACAGCACCTCACGATCCGGTCCCCTGCCGTGGGCACCATGAGGCGCCCGCCCACTCAGTGCTGGAGGACCCATGATCCGCAAGCGGATCTTCGCCGCGTTCGCCGCGGCCGCCCTGGTCACCGCCGGAGCCGTCACCGCGGCCACCGCCGGCGCCGAGCCCGCCGCCGTCCGGCCGACCGCCGCGGCCGTGCCGGCGTTCGACCACATCGTCCTCGTCATGTTCGAGAACAAGAAGTACTCCTCGATCAACGGCAGTTCCAGTGCGCCCTACTTCAACACCCTCGCCTCGCAGAGCGCGAAGTTCACCAGCTCCTTCGCGATCACGCACCCGAGCCAGCCCAACTACGTCGCCCTCTTCTCCGGGGCCACGCAGGGCGTCACCGACGACACCTGCCCCGCCAACCTCGGCGCGAAGGCCAACCTCGGCCGCCAGCTGATCGACGCGGGCAAGACCTTCAAGGGCTACTCCGAAGCCATGCCCTCGGACGGCTACACCGGCTGCTCCAGCGGCACCTACCGCCGCAAGCACAACAGCTGGGTCGACTTCTCGAACGTCCCCGCCGCGAGCAACGTCCGGTTCTCGAGCTTCCCGTCCGACTTCACCCAGCTCCCGACCGTCGCCTTCGTGACGCCGGATATGTGCAACGACATGCACGACTGCAGCATCGGCACCGGCGACACCTGGCTGAAGAAGAACCTCGACGCCTACGCCCAGTGGGCCAAGACGCACAACAGCCTGCTGATCACCACCTTCGACGAGGACAGCAACACCTCGGTCAACCAGATCTTCACCACCTTCACCGGCGCGAACGTCAAGGTCGGCAGCTACAGCGAAACGATCAACCACTACACCGTGCTGCGCACCATCGAGGCGGCCTACGGCCTGCCCGGCATCGGCAACGCCGCGAGCAAGTCGCCGATCCTCGACGTCTGGCAGTAATCGCGTGTACCTGTCCACCATCGGCCGCCGAGAGCATGCTGGGACGGTGTCCCGGCGCAAGCTCTCGGCGGTCGGCGCGAACGTCTTCGCGCTGGGTGCGGTCAGCCTGGTCACCGACGTGTCCTCGGAGATGGTCACCGCGGTCCTGCCGGTGTACCTGGTCCTCGGCCTGCACCTGAGCCCGGCCGCGTACGGCCTGGTCGACGGCCTCTACACCGGTGCGACGGCGGTGCTGCGGATCGCCGGCGGGTACGTCGCCGACCGGATCCGGCGGCGCAAGGTCGTGGCCGGCGCCGGCTACGCGCTGTCCGCGGTGATGAAGCTCGGCCTGCTCGTGGCCGGGTCGTCGGCGGCCGCGATCGGCGCGGTGATCACCCTCGACCGCGCCGGCAAGGGCCTGCGCACGGCGCCGCGGGACGCGCTGATCACGTTGTCGGCCCCCGAACCGCTGCTCGGCCGCGCCTTCGGCGTGCACCGCGCGATGGACAGCGTGGGCGCGTTCGCCGGGCCGCTGGTCGCGCTCGCCGTGCTGGCCGCGGTCGGCGCGGCGAACCCCGAGGCCTTCGACGCGGTGTTCGTCGTCAGCTTCTGCATCGCCGCGATCGGCGTGCTGCTCCTGGTGCTGTTCGTCCGCGACCGCCGGACGCCGAAGGCCGCCGGGACACCGGTTTCGCCGCGCGCGGCGGCGGCGTTGCTGCGCGGGCACGGGGTGCGGCGGCTGCTGGTGGCCGCCTGCGTGCTCGGGCTGGCCACGGTCGGCGACGGGTTCGTCTACCTGCTGCTGCAGCACAAGGAGGACATCGCCACCGGCTGGTTCCCGCTGCTCGCGGTGGGCACGAACCTCAGCTACCTGCTGCTCGCCGCGCCGCTGGGCGCGCTCGCCGACCGGATCGGACGGCTGCCGGTGGTGCTCGGCGGCTACGGCGCGCTCGCGCTGGTCTACCTGCTGCTGGCCGGCCCGGTGTCCGGCTGGCTGCTGTTCGTCCTCGCGCTCGCGCTGTACGGCGCGTTCTACGCGGCGACCGACGGTGTCCTGATGGCTCTCGCCGGCCCTCTGCTGCCGGAGTCGTTGCGCACCACGGGGATTTCCCTCGTCCAGACCGCGCAGGCGCTGGCCTACTTCGCCTCGTCCGTCCTGTTCGGACTCGCCTGGCAGTTCTGGGGCGCGGACCTCGCCATCGCCGTCGCCGCGGGCGGGGCGGTGGTCGCGATCGCCACGACGTTCGCGGTGCTGCGGAAGGCGAGGACGTGAAGACCCGCATCCTGATCGCGGTCGCCGGGGTGCTCGTGCTCGCCGGGGCCGCGGTCGCGTACGTCGGGTTCGCGAGCGCGCGCAGCCACGACGTCACCGCGACCGGCGCGGTCCGCCTGGACCCCGGGCCGCGGCTGCTGTTCCGCAGCACCGCCGACGCCGACCGCGGGCACGTCGCCACGGTGTCCGCCACCGATCCCGCCGGCCCGCGGACGGTGTCGCCGCTGTCGTGCGCGCGCGTGTACGCCGCCGGTGGCACCGGGCTCTGCCTGCGCCAGGACGGCGACCTGACCACCTACCAGCTGGCGGTGCTCGACGCCGGCCTGGCGGTGCAGCGGGAGCTCCCGCTGGTCGGGCTGCCCAACCGGGCGCGGGTTTCGGCGAGCGGCCGGATGCTCGCGTGGACGGTCTTCGTCACCGGCGACTCCTACAACGGCGGCATGTTCTCCACCCGCGCCGGCATCCTCGACACGGCGACGGGCGACCTCGCGGGCACGCTGGAGGATTACGCGGTGACCCGCGACGGCAAGCCGTACCAGGCGGCCGACCTCAACTTCTGGGGCGTGACGTTCACCGCCGACGACCGCCACTTCTACGCGACGATGTCGACGGCGGGCCACCGCTACCTGGTCGCGGGCGACTTCGCCGCGCACACGGTCCGCACGCTGCGCGAGAACGTCGAGTGCCCGTCGCTGTCCCCGGACGGGACGCGGGTGGCGTTCAAGTCCGCTGTGGACGGTGACCCGGCGCGGGGGTGGCGGTTGTCGGTGCTCGACCTGGCGACGGCGAAGGTGACGCCGCTGGCCGAGACCCGCAGCGTCGACGACCAGCCGGCCTGGCTCGACGGCCGCACGATCGGCTACGGCCTGCCCCGCGGCCCGGGCCACGCGGACGTCTGGTCGGTCCCGGCCGACGGCTCGGGCCCGCCCCGGCTGCTGATCCCGGACGCGGAGTCCCCGGCCGCCCTGTGATCACTACGGTGCCGGTATGTCCTTCTTCGCGGTACACCACAACGGGCGGCCGGCCACGGCCGAGGAGCTGGCCCCGCTCGCGTTCGCGGGCTACGCGCACTTCACCGCCGTGCAGGTGCGCGATGGCCGGGTCCGCGGCCTCGACCTGCACCTGGACCGGCTGCGGACGGCGTCGGCCGAGCTGTTCGGCCGGACCCTGCCCGACGACCGGGTGCGGTCGTACCTGCGGTCGGCGCTGGCCGCCGGGCCCGCCGACGTCTCCCTGACCGCGACGGTGTTCTCACCGGCCGGGGAGGAACCGGAGGTGCTGGTCCGCACCGGTCCCCCGGCCACCGCGCCGTCCGGGCCGCTCACGCTGGCGATCACGGAGTACGAACGGTTCCTCCCGGAGGTGAAGCACGTCGGCGAGGTGGCCAAGACCTACCTGCACCGGCAGGCGCTCGCCCAGGACGTCGACGACGCGGCGTTCGTCGACCGCCGGGGCCGGTTCACCGAGGCCACCATCTGGAACCTGGCCTTCTGGGACGGCACCGCGGTGGTGTGGCCCGACGCCCCGATGCTGCGCGGGACGACGATGGGCATCGTGGCCCGCCAGCTCGACCGCCTCGGCGTGCCCCAGCGCGCCGAGGAGCTGACCGAGGCCGACCTGCCGGGCCTGGCCGGGGCCGTGGTGATGAACTCGTGGACACCGGGCGTGGCCGTGCGGCGGCTCGGGACCGTGGCGTGGCCGGCGGCACCGCCCTTCGTGGACCTGCTGCACCGGGCGTACGAGGCGGAGCCGCCGACCGCGCCTTGAAACGTGTCCTCAGTGCCATCGGCGGGTCCGCCTCATCGCGCTGGGCCGTTCAGTGTCCGGTGGAGTAGATGTTGATGAGGTTGCCGTCGGGGTCGCGCAGGAGCATCGACCGGTTACCCCATGGCTGGTCGGTGGGTTCCTGAACCCACGCGGTGACCTGGTCGCCCAGCCGGGCGCGTTCGGCGTCGACGTCGTCGACCTCGAACTCGAGGATGGCGGACCGGTTGGCGGCCGCCACGGCGGCGTTGTTGTTGAAACGCTTGACCGCCGCGCTGTCGGCCAGCGCGACGATGCCGCCTTCGGTGTGCAGTTCGGCGTAGTCGCCGGACCCGTAGGGGGTCACCGGCTCGGTGTCCGTGAGCGTGGAGTAGAAAGCGGTCAGGGTGGGCAGGTCATCGGTGACGAGGCGTACTGAGGCGAACTTCACGGCGTTCTCCCGGCTGCTCCCGGCGAGCCGGACCGTCCGGCTCCACGAAACAGTACGGTACAGTACCGTACTGTTTCGTGGCGGAACAGGAACGGAGAGCACAACGTGGCCCGATCCGGGGACTTCGTCGACGTTCGAGTCCAGCGGTCCAAGACGGCGGTGCTCGCCCAGACCTACGAGTTGCTCTCGGCGGGCGGTATCGGCGGCGTCAGCATCGACGAGGTGTCGCGACGCTCGGGCGTCTCCAAGACCACGATCTACCGCCACTGGCCATCACGGGCCGCACTGCTGATCGAAGCGTGCTCGACGATCGGGTCGGCACCTCCGGTCCCCGACACGGGCAGCTTCGGCGGGGATCTCCTCGCCTTGGCCGAGGCGTTGGCCGAGCAGCTGCGCAGCGCCCGCTGGGCGGCGGTCCTGCCCTCCATCGTGGACGCCGCCGAGCGCGAGCCCGAACTGGCCGGGCTCCACGCGGATCTCCACGCCCGGTTGATGGCTCCGTTCGGTGTGGTGACCGAACGCGCGCGAGCTCGCGGTGAGCTGGCCGCGGACCGTGGGCCGGCCGACGTCACCGCCGCCGTCGCCGGCCCGCTGTTCTACCGCCGCTGGTTCTCCCGCGAACCGCTCGACGCCGCGTTCGTCACGCGCGTCGCCGAGGACGCCCTCGGCCATCTCGGCGTCTAGGGCATGCTCTCGACGCGGCCGTTGCTTTGTCCTTCGCCCACCGAAGCATGATCGACCTGGCCACCCTGCTCCTCCGGCTTTGCGGACACCCCTAGTCCAGCTTGCGCAGGCCGTCCAGGATCCGGCGCATCAGGTCCGTGTCCGGCGGCGCGAACGCGAACCGCGGCGCGAGCCCGGCCGCCGCCGGGGCCGGGGGTGGGAGGATGCCAGCCACCCGGCTCGGCAGGCGGGTCAGGGGTGGTTCGCGGCGGGTCTGGGCCGGGATCGGCAGGGTCGGGAGGGCGACGGTGCCGGCGTCGGCCAGCTTCCGGGCGGCCACCTCGCGGCGCAGGCGCGACTGGATCCCGGCCACGGTGAAGTCCGGCTCCGGGTCGGGAGCTTCCGGGGCGCGGCGCGGCCGCCGTTCCAGGCTGATCGCCCAGGCCGCCGCGGCGAACGCCGGCAACAGCACCCCGGCGACGATCGCGAGGCCCGGCAGGTCGACGGCCATCAGGCGGCCCCTGGCGCAGGTAGGAGCATGACGTTCACTTCCGGACGGACGGTTCTTCCGCAGCATGATCGACACCTGGATATTCGGGTTTAACGAATTTTCACGGACCCCGAACTCATCATGAATGACGGCCGACGCTCCCGCAAGCGGCCGAACGGGGACGACCGTCCGGCCGGTGAACTGCAGCTCAGAGCGGGTTTAGCGGCGGCTGGACCGCGCCCTTCACTCAGTAGTACGGCTGCGGGTTCGATCCGGTTCACCGCTTTTTTGTACGATTCGTGTACGGCTCGGCGGCAAACTGCGGAAATGCGCACCCAGACCTGGCTCGTGGCCGCCGCACTGGCCCTCACCGGGCTCGCCCCCGCCGCCCCCGCCCTCGCCGCGGACGGCAGCCCGCTCGAGAAGACGAACGGCTTCTACGTCGACCCGGACTCGAACCCGGCGGTGTGGGTCCGCGACCACCCGGGCGACAGCCTCGCCGGTCCGATCCGGACGTCGATCGCGACCAAGCCCACCGCCCGCTGGTTCGGCAACTGGAGCGGGGACATCCGGGCGGCGGTCGACTCCTACACCTACACCGCCGACCTCGCCGACAAGCTGCCCGTCCTGGTCGCCTACAACATCCCCGGCCGCGACTGCGGCGGCGAGTCGACCGGCGGCGCGGGCAGCCCGCAGGCCTACCGCGACTGGATCTCCGCGTTCGCCGACGGCATCGGCGGCAAGCCGGCCGTCGTGATCATCGAGCCGGACGCGCTGGCCCAGCTCGACTGCCTGCCCGGTGACGCCCGCCAGACGCGCGTCGACCTGCTGAAGTTCGCCGCGACGCAGTTCGCGCAGAAGGCACCGAACACCTGGGCCTACCTGGACGGCGGCAACGCCACCTGGATCCCGGCCGCGACGATGGCCGCGCGCCTGCAGCAGGTGGGCGTGCAGTCCGTCCACGGCTTCGCGCTCAACGTGTCCAACTTCGCCACCACGGCCGAGTCGACGGCCTACGGCAAGGCCGTCGGCTCGGCACTGGGTTACCCGGCCCCCTTCGTGGTCGACACCAGCCGCAACGGCGCCGGCCACGGCACGGACTCCGAGTGGTGCAACCCGCCGAAGCGCAAGCTGGGTGCGACGTCCCAGCTCGGCGGCGGCCCGGAGATGCAGCTGTGGATCAAGGTCCCCGGCGACTCCGACGGCAGCTGCGGCTACGGCTCGGGCATCCCGGCGGGGACGTTCAGCCCGGTGCTGGCCGGCCACCTGATCAAGGGCGACTGACCAGGTCGCACGCCTTCGCCAGCTCCGACGGCGTCGCACCGGCGGGGCGGGCGATCGTCGCCGAGGCCGGGGGACGCACCCCGCGCAGCCACCCGCCGAGGGCGTCGAACGCGGTGCGGAAGCACGGGCCCAGCGGGCGCAGCCGGTCCGGGTAGGCGTCCACGAGCCCGTCGACGTGGTTGCCGCCCTCGATCCGGTAGTAGCGGTGCAGCGCGCCGCGGCCCGAATCGCGGATCATCCGGTCGTAGACGTCGGAGTCGCGCGTGATCGGCAGCAGCGTGTCCAAGGTGCCGTGCAGTGTCAGCAGCGGCTTGCCGATCCGCCCGGTCAGCGAAATCCGCTCGACCGCCCGCGCCACCGAAGGCGGCCGGGACGCATACGCGTAGTCCGCGTCGCAGGACGGCGTTCCCGAAGCGCAGAACGGCACCCCCGCTTGCCCGGCGCCGTCGAACGACGGGTCGACCTCTTCGCGGTAGATCCGCTGGGTCAGGTCCCAGTAGACACGGTAGTGGTAGTCCCACAGGAACTCCGAGCCCGGCGCGAACCCGGCGTCCACAATGGACTGGTGGGCCGCCTCCGAGCCGGCGGCGTACGCCGGGTACGCGCGCAGGGCCGGCGGGAGGAACGTCAGCAGGTTCGGCCCGTCGGCCCGCCACAGCGTCCCTTCCCAGTCGACACCGCCGTCGTAGAGCCACGGCCGGTTCTCCAGCTGCCACCGCACGAGGTACCCGCCGTTGGAGAGCCCGGCGGCGAGCGTCTTCGCGACCGGACGGCCGTAGTGCCGGGCCGCGGCCGAACGCGCGGCGAGCGTCAGCTGCGTGACACGGGAATTCCACTCCGCCAGCGCGTCTCCCGGGCGGACGCCGTCGGTGAAGAACTCCGCGCCGGTGTTGCCCTTGTCGGTGGCGGCGAACGCGTAGCCCTCGGCCAGTGCCTGGTCGCCGATGGCCCGGTCGTTCGCGTACTGGCGCCGGACGCCGGGCGCGCCGGAAACGACCAGGCCGCCGTTCCACCGGTCCGGCAGGCGCAGCACGAACTGCGCGTCGTGGTTCCAGCCGTGGTTGGTGTTCGCCGTCGAGGAGTCCGGGAAGTACCCGTCGACCTGCACGCCGGGGACGGCGCCGAAGGTGGGCAGGCCCGCCGACGTCAGCCCGGCCCAGTCCGCCTGGACGGTGTGCCCGGACGCGAGCGTCCCGGTCGTGGTCAGGTCGTCCAGGCAGGCGGCCACGGACAGCTCGGCGCCGGGCACCCGCACCGAGCAGCCCCCGCCCGCGGCGGACGCCGACGCCGGCAGCGCTGCCGTGAGCGCTCCCGCCAGAACCCAAGCCAGCCAACCCCGCACGGTTCACCTCCGGTCGTCGATGACCACCCCAGCCAAGCGGGTGCCGTGCGGGGGAGCCATCCCGCCGGTCACCATGAATCGGCGAGCCGATGTGGTGGACGGCCACATGGTCTCCGGCCGCGCGGCCGTCTTAACGTCACTGGGGACCCTCTCAACGACGAGAAGGAACTCACCATGCGCAAGCTCGCGTTCGCCGGTCTCGCCGCGATCACCGCCGCCGTGCTCACCACGGTCGGGGTGGCCGCCGCCGATCCGCCGCCGTCGTCCCTCGTCCAGATCTCCTCCTTCGGCGCCAATCCCGGCAACCTGGCCATGTACACCTACACCCCGGCCGGGCTGGGGACGGGCCGTCCGGTGGTCGTCGCGCTGCACGGCTGCACGCAGAGCGCCGCCGACTACTACGCCCACTCCGGCTGGCCCGAGCTGGCCGACCGCTGGCGGTTCGAGGTCGTGTTCCCGCAGACGTCCACGGCGAACAACTCGCTGAAGTGCTTCACCTGGTTCGATCCCGCCGACGACACGCGCGGCAACGGCGAAGCGGCGTCGATCCGGTCCATGGTGGACAAGGCGGTCGCCGACCACGGCTCGGACAACTCACGCGTGTTCGTCACGGGGTTGTCGGCGGGCGGCGGGATGGCGGCCGACTTGCTCGCCGCGTACCCGGACGTCTTCGCGGGCGGCGGCATCAACGCGGGCCTTCCGGCGCAGTGCGCCACGAGCCTCACGCAGGCGTCGGGCTGCCAGCAGAACGACCAGCGCCTGACCCCGGCCCAGTGGGCGGCGAAGGTCACCGCGCAGAACCCCGGTTACGGCGGACCGTGGCCGCGCGTGGCGATCTGGCAGGGCACGGGTGACTACACGGTCTACCCGGTCAACGGCACGGAGCTGCGCGACCAGTGGACGGCGGTGCACGGCATCTCCCAGACACCGACGAGCACGCAGTCCCTCCCCGGCGGCACGACGTTGACGAACTACGGCGGCAAGGTCCAGCTGTATTCGATCGCGGGCATGGGCCACGGAACGGCGGTCGACCCGGGCACCGGAACAACGCAGTGCGGCAGCACGGGCGCGTACTTCCTGGCCGGCATCTGTTCCAGCTACTACACCGGAGTGTTCTTCGGGCTGGACGGCGGATCGGGCACCCCGACGACTACCCCGACAACTGTGCCGACGACGACCAGCACGCCGGCGGGCACGTGCGTGAGCGCCAGCAACTACGCCCACACGCAGGCGGGCCGCGCCCACCAGAGCGGCGGCCAGACGTACGCGAACGGCTCGAACCAGGCGATGGGGCTGTGGAACACGTTCACCGTGCACGCGCTGCGGGAGACGTCCCCGGGGTACTGGGTCCTCGCCGACGGGCAGTGTCAGGCCAGAACTCGCTTGTCGTTCGAGATCAGGACAGGCATCCTCGACCGGTGGAGTGGACCGACGACCTGACTGTGCGCGTGGCCCGTGGAACTTCGATGGGAGGCCTTGTCTCGTACCTGCGAGCGGCGCCCGCGCAGGGGGTGTCCCGTCGCGACGTCCTTGCCGTCTTGACCGAACGGTTCGCGCTGCCGTTCGATGATGCGCGGCTCGCCATGGACCGCGTCGCGGGCGGAGCTGTCCGTGCTGCGTCCGGCAATCCCGCCAACGAGCCGGATCCCGTCAAGGACCCGCTGGCCTGGCTGTCCTACCGCCTCGAGCTCGGCCTCCCCGTTGACGACGATGCATCCGGGCCGTCTGTGGAAGAGCAGGCGGCCGCGGAGGCACTCCTGGAGCGAGCGCGCCGTGGCGAGCCCACGCACGGCACGGAGGACGTCGCCGTGGCGCTCGAGGTCGCACGCTCGGCCGTCGCGTCCCAGGAGCCGGACAGCACACGCTTCCACCTCCTCATCGAAGCGGCGACGTCCCTATCGGTCGCGGCCGAAGCGTGCATCGCCCGGTTGGGGCAGCTGCCCTGTGCCCCGGAGGGATCCCAGGAATGGGTCGACGGTGTCGCACTCGCCGCGGCCGCCCGTCAGGTCACCGCGAAGTTCGCTGCCCAGCCCGATCCGCAGCTCGAAGAGCAGGGCCTCGGACTGGTGGGACGCATCGTCACCCGCCTGCTGGGCCAGTGCCACGCCTTCGTCGGCCGAGCGATGATCGAGTCGGCCCGCTGCACCCGGCGCAACGGCGATCCCGACCGGGCCGCCGATCACGCCGAGGCGGTACTCGCCGACTTCCAGGTCCTGCTCGATGAGTTCGAGGTCGACGCTCCGTTCGACGAGCACGTCATCGCCCTCGAGTACCTGTTGGCCGCCGTCGAGCTCATCATCGAGGTGCGAGGCGGTTCCCCCGAACTCGACGCCCTGCGCGACCGGACCCGGCTCGTGCTCGGCCGCTCATCGACGGACTGAGCCAGAAGCGAGGTGAGCTGCAAGTTCCGGCCTGTCCGAGGCGTACGGTCCCGATCCGCCCCGCGCCGGGGGGCTCCGCCACCCGGACCCCGCAAGACAGGCAGTGCTAGAGGAAGATCGGCATCGGGTTGAGGTCTTCGTAGGCGGTCGGCTCGGCCAGGCGGCCGAGCCGCACCGGCACGTCGTAGAGCCGGCCGGGTGCGAACCGCGCCCAGAAGCCACGCAGGCCGGGGACGATCACCTTGACCACGGGCAGGCCGATGTCGGGCCGCGTCTGGTCGAGCACGAACACCTCCAGCCCGGCCGCCTCGAGCCGGGCCTGCACCAGCCGGATGTCCGCCACCAGGTCGGGGGCGGAGAGGTCGTCGCCGGGACCCGCCGCGGGGCGCGCCGGGTCAGGCAGCAGGTACGGCTCCGTGGCCACGGTCGCTTCCCGAAGCCAGCGCGCCGCGTCCGGGTCGTCGTCCCCGTCCCAGCCACCGAGGACGGCGGGCATCATCTGGTTCAGCTCGGTCAGCGCGCGCCTCAGCGCGACGGCCGGGTCGAGGTGCGCGCCGAACCCCATCATGATCGCCTCGGTGGGTCCGGTGGTCCGCCGGGACAGCGCGGCGTACACGGGCACCCCGAGGTCGGAGGTGACGTCCAGCACCCAGACCTCCCGGTCGAGACCGGCGTACACCGCGCGCAGCTCGGTGATCCACGGGTCGCCGAAGGCGTCGAGGTCGACCCCGGGTTGCCGGGTGCGGTTGTACCACCAAAGCGCGACGGCGTCGCGTTCCACGACCTCCAGCATCCCCTGCAGGGTGGCGTCCTCCAGGGTGCCGCCCGCGGCGTTGCCGTTGGAGTCGGCGAACAGGGACACCGGCCCCGGTTCGGCGGGCACGCCGAAGTACAGCATCGCGGTCGGGAACAGCCGGTGTTCGCCGCGGGTGAGCGACCACACCGGCGTCCAGTCCAGTTCCGCGTCCTCGTCGAAGGGGTCGCAGACGAACTGGAACGGGCCGTGGCGGGCGTTTTCACGCGCCCGGCCGGCGTACTGGCGGGTGTGGAAGAGCTGGCAGCTGTCGGGGTGCACCGCCTTGTCGCCCAGCGAGCGGAAACTGGCCCGGAACCGGTCCTCG
Encoded proteins:
- a CDS encoding TetR/AcrR family transcriptional regulator, with the translated sequence MARSGDFVDVRVQRSKTAVLAQTYELLSAGGIGGVSIDEVSRRSGVSKTTIYRHWPSRAALLIEACSTIGSAPPVPDTGSFGGDLLALAEALAEQLRSARWAAVLPSIVDAAEREPELAGLHADLHARLMAPFGVVTERARARGELAADRGPADVTAAVAGPLFYRRWFSREPLDAAFVTRVAEDALGHLGV
- a CDS encoding glycoside hydrolase family 6 protein produces the protein MRTQTWLVAAALALTGLAPAAPALAADGSPLEKTNGFYVDPDSNPAVWVRDHPGDSLAGPIRTSIATKPTARWFGNWSGDIRAAVDSYTYTADLADKLPVLVAYNIPGRDCGGESTGGAGSPQAYRDWISAFADGIGGKPAVVIIEPDALAQLDCLPGDARQTRVDLLKFAATQFAQKAPNTWAYLDGGNATWIPAATMAARLQQVGVQSVHGFALNVSNFATTAESTAYGKAVGSALGYPAPFVVDTSRNGAGHGTDSEWCNPPKRKLGATSQLGGGPEMQLWIKVPGDSDGSCGYGSGIPAGTFSPVLAGHLIKGD
- a CDS encoding tannase/feruloyl esterase family alpha/beta hydrolase, with the translated sequence MRGWLAWVLAGALTAALPASASAAGGGCSVRVPGAELSVAACLDDLTTTGTLASGHTVQADWAGLTSAGLPTFGAVPGVQVDGYFPDSSTANTNHGWNHDAQFVLRLPDRWNGGLVVSGAPGVRRQYANDRAIGDQALAEGYAFAATDKGNTGAEFFTDGVRPGDALAEWNSRVTQLTLAARSAAARHYGRPVAKTLAAGLSNGGYLVRWQLENRPWLYDGGVDWEGTLWRADGPNLLTFLPPALRAYPAYAAGSEAAHQSIVDAGFAPGSEFLWDYHYRVYWDLTQRIYREEVDPSFDGAGQAGVPFCASGTPSCDADYAYASRPPSVARAVERISLTGRIGKPLLTLHGTLDTLLPITRDSDVYDRMIRDSGRGALHRYYRIEGGNHVDGLVDAYPDRLRPLGPCFRTAFDALGGWLRGVRPPASATIARPAGATPSELAKACDLVSRP
- a CDS encoding PHB depolymerase family esterase translates to MRKLAFAGLAAITAAVLTTVGVAAADPPPSSLVQISSFGANPGNLAMYTYTPAGLGTGRPVVVALHGCTQSAADYYAHSGWPELADRWRFEVVFPQTSTANNSLKCFTWFDPADDTRGNGEAASIRSMVDKAVADHGSDNSRVFVTGLSAGGGMAADLLAAYPDVFAGGGINAGLPAQCATSLTQASGCQQNDQRLTPAQWAAKVTAQNPGYGGPWPRVAIWQGTGDYTVYPVNGTELRDQWTAVHGISQTPTSTQSLPGGTTLTNYGGKVQLYSIAGMGHGTAVDPGTGTTQCGSTGAYFLAGICSSYYTGVFFGLDGGSGTPTTTPTTVPTTTSTPAGTCVSASNYAHTQAGRAHQSGGQTYANGSNQAMGLWNTFTVHALRETSPGYWVLADGQCQARTRLSFEIRTGILDRWSGPTT